The Natronomonas salsuginis genome includes a region encoding these proteins:
- a CDS encoding cobalt-precorrin-4/precorrin-4 C(11)-methyltransferase: MTDAPDPQAAIDAQREKHAHERDERVYEHSAGDEQPGIPFVGAGPGHPRLLTVAGKEALEGADLVVHAGSLVNSELLDAYCDDAELVNSVGKDLEELVPLMRDAHEDGRAVVRLHSGDPAIYGAAIEQMDALEHEGVPTYLVPGVTSAFAASATLRTQLTLNETANHVAFTRPQGRTLDAEDDHIAEFVGMGDVTTCVYLGTHAVADTMDRLLAAGAPPDTPVTVVYHASWPDEDVIEGTIADVGEKVDDAGYRASAMVVIGDAAAGASYERSYLYGGWANRGETESESTSDD; the protein is encoded by the coding sequence ATGACCGACGCACCCGATCCGCAGGCCGCCATCGACGCCCAGCGGGAAAAACACGCCCACGAGCGCGACGAGCGCGTCTACGAACACTCGGCGGGCGACGAGCAGCCGGGCATCCCGTTCGTCGGCGCGGGGCCGGGACACCCCCGGTTGTTGACCGTCGCCGGCAAGGAAGCGCTCGAAGGCGCGGACCTCGTCGTGCACGCCGGCTCGCTCGTCAACAGCGAACTGCTCGACGCCTACTGCGACGACGCCGAGTTGGTCAACAGCGTCGGCAAGGACCTCGAAGAACTCGTCCCGCTCATGCGCGACGCCCACGAGGACGGGCGCGCGGTCGTTCGCCTCCACAGCGGCGACCCGGCGATCTACGGGGCCGCCATCGAACAGATGGACGCCCTCGAACACGAGGGCGTGCCGACCTACCTCGTCCCGGGCGTCACCTCCGCGTTCGCCGCGAGCGCGACGCTCCGGACGCAGTTGACACTCAACGAGACCGCAAACCACGTCGCGTTCACCCGCCCGCAGGGCAGGACGCTCGACGCTGAGGACGACCACATCGCCGAGTTCGTCGGGATGGGCGACGTGACGACCTGTGTCTACCTCGGCACCCACGCGGTCGCCGACACGATGGACCGACTGCTCGCGGCGGGTGCGCCCCCTGACACGCCGGTCACGGTCGTCTACCACGCCTCGTGGCCCGACGAGGACGTCATCGAGGGGACGATCGCGGACGTCGGCGAGAAGGTCGACGACGCGGGCTACCGCGCCTCCGCGATGGTGGTGATCGGCGACGCCGCGGCGGGTGCGAGCTACGAGCGATCGTACCTGTACGGCGGCTGGGCGAACCGAGGCGAGACCGAGAGCGAAAGCACATCCGATGACTGA
- a CDS encoding cobalt-factor II C(20)-methyltransferase, whose amino-acid sequence MTLYGVGLGPGDAGLITVQGRETLENADVVYAPGRLSRGVATEYVSEDQLGDLDFPMTRDEDELRRAWKAAAGEVAPAARDGTAAFVTLGDPNVYSTFGHLRRTLDRFHPDVDVETVPGVSTVTAFATAFGVEITAGSELVLREAARGAAPVGPDRLVLFKVTDVPATHETLVEAGYEVTYGRRLFMHGHESIVTDDPAELAERDYYTVAYAEKPDAGRTPATAAFGEETTADGGERTCRTAGPRSSLDANASSAGPILDQLAAAESAGDGEAYRSGGDR is encoded by the coding sequence ATGACGCTGTACGGCGTCGGCCTCGGCCCCGGCGACGCCGGCTTGATCACCGTGCAGGGTCGCGAAACGCTCGAAAACGCGGACGTGGTGTACGCCCCCGGCCGGCTCTCGCGAGGCGTCGCCACCGAGTACGTCTCCGAGGATCAGCTCGGCGACCTCGACTTCCCGATGACGCGCGACGAGGACGAACTCCGCCGGGCGTGGAAGGCGGCCGCGGGCGAAGTCGCCCCCGCCGCCCGCGACGGCACCGCGGCCTTCGTCACGCTGGGGGATCCGAACGTCTACTCGACGTTCGGCCACCTGCGTCGGACGCTCGATCGGTTCCACCCCGACGTCGACGTGGAGACTGTCCCGGGCGTCTCGACGGTGACCGCCTTCGCGACCGCGTTCGGCGTCGAAATCACGGCGGGTTCCGAACTCGTCCTCCGGGAGGCAGCGCGCGGGGCGGCCCCAGTCGGCCCCGACCGGCTCGTCCTGTTCAAGGTGACCGACGTACCGGCGACCCACGAGACGCTGGTCGAGGCCGGCTACGAGGTGACCTACGGCCGTCGGCTGTTCATGCACGGCCACGAATCGATCGTCACCGACGATCCCGCGGAACTCGCCGAACGCGACTACTACACCGTCGCCTACGCCGAGAAACCCGACGCGGGCAGGACGCCCGCCACGGCTGCCTTCGGCGAGGAGACGACGGCCGATGGTGGTGAGCGGACTTGCCGGACGGCAGGTCCGCGATCCTCGCTGGACGCGAACGCGTCTTCCGCCGGTCCGATCCTCGACCAGCTCGCCGCCGCCGAATCGGCGGGCGACGGCGAAGCCTACCGGAGCGGGGGTGACCGATGA
- the cbiT gene encoding precorrin-6Y C5,15-methyltransferase (decarboxylating) subunit CbiT, with the protein MARTALPHDAKAGPTKPAVRSVTLGKLDLGPDDHFVDVGSCTGAVTIEAARRAGRVTAIERKPKRLETTRQNLAANGIGGVELIEAEAPDGIPDDADALFLGGSRNYEAVLDRAAEIGVDRIVMNVSRLEVAGDAVRAFKARDLFDEVLQVQVSTGYELAGATSFDSDNPVYVVSGGAK; encoded by the coding sequence ATGGCACGCACAGCGCTTCCACACGACGCGAAGGCCGGGCCGACGAAACCGGCGGTCCGGTCCGTCACGCTCGGGAAGCTCGACCTCGGCCCCGACGACCACTTCGTCGATGTCGGCTCCTGCACGGGCGCGGTGACGATCGAGGCCGCCCGCCGCGCCGGGCGCGTGACGGCGATCGAGCGCAAGCCCAAACGGCTCGAAACAACGCGACAGAACCTCGCGGCCAACGGGATCGGCGGCGTCGAGCTGATCGAGGCCGAGGCCCCCGACGGGATCCCCGACGACGCCGATGCCCTGTTTCTGGGCGGCTCGCGGAACTACGAGGCGGTGCTCGACCGCGCGGCCGAGATCGGCGTCGACCGCATCGTGATGAACGTCTCGCGGCTCGAAGTGGCGGGCGACGCCGTCCGGGCGTTCAAGGCCCGCGACCTCTTCGATGAGGTCCTGCAGGTGCAGGTGTCGACGGGCTACGAACTCGCGGGCGCGACGAGCTTCGATTCCGACAACCCCGTCTACGTCGTCTCGGGAGGGGCGAAATGA
- a CDS encoding DUF4397 domain-containing protein: MSNHKRRTILKTVGGVAVVGTLAGCAGNGGESESTPEPTPEPTEEPTPEPTEEPTPEANAALRVTHLSPDAPNVDVYVDGDTVLEDVPFRAVSDYLDLPSGEYDVMITAAGDMDTVVFDETLEVPAGEFTAAALGELAEENQPFAVEVYEDDVSNPEGMARVRLVHASPDAPNVDVTVDGEPLFTDVPFGAAGTVEVPADEYELEIRPATENTDGDVVATFDLAPEAGTVYTAFAVGYLAPGDAPADVPFDLEVVVDASYDVEEPDPEASLRVAHMSPDAPNVDVYVDGDAVLQDVPFRAVSDYLQLPAGEYGVMITAAGDMDTVVFDETLSLTGNEFTAAALGELAEENQPFNVEVYEDDVSDPGDMARVRLIHASPDAPNVDVTVDGEPLFTDVPFGAAGTVEVPADNYELEVRPATENTDGDVVATFDLAPEAGTVYTAFAAGYLAPGDAPADEPFDLEVVVDSGA, encoded by the coding sequence ATGTCGAACCACAAACGACGGACGATTCTCAAGACGGTGGGCGGTGTCGCGGTCGTCGGAACGCTCGCGGGGTGCGCCGGGAACGGCGGCGAGTCGGAATCGACGCCAGAACCCACACCGGAGCCGACCGAGGAACCGACGCCAGAACCGACCGAGGAACCGACGCCGGAAGCGAACGCGGCGCTCCGCGTGACGCATCTGTCGCCGGACGCACCGAACGTCGACGTCTACGTCGATGGGGACACCGTGCTCGAGGACGTGCCCTTCCGCGCCGTGAGCGACTACCTCGACCTCCCGTCGGGCGAGTACGACGTGATGATCACGGCCGCGGGCGACATGGACACCGTCGTCTTCGACGAGACGCTCGAGGTACCGGCCGGCGAGTTCACCGCCGCCGCGCTCGGTGAACTGGCCGAGGAGAACCAGCCGTTCGCCGTCGAGGTGTACGAGGACGACGTGTCGAATCCCGAGGGGATGGCCAGAGTTCGACTGGTCCACGCGTCGCCGGACGCGCCCAACGTCGACGTGACCGTCGACGGGGAACCGCTGTTCACGGACGTGCCCTTCGGTGCGGCCGGCACCGTCGAGGTCCCCGCTGACGAGTACGAACTGGAGATCCGGCCCGCCACCGAGAACACCGACGGCGACGTCGTCGCCACCTTCGATCTCGCGCCCGAGGCGGGCACGGTGTACACCGCGTTCGCGGTCGGCTACCTCGCGCCGGGCGACGCCCCCGCCGACGTGCCCTTCGACCTCGAAGTCGTCGTCGACGCGAGCTACGACGTCGAGGAGCCCGACCCCGAGGCGTCGCTGCGGGTTGCACACATGTCGCCGGACGCACCCAACGTCGACGTCTACGTCGACGGCGACGCCGTACTTCAGGACGTGCCCTTCCGCGCCGTGAGCGACTACCTCCAGCTTCCGGCCGGCGAGTACGGCGTGATGATCACGGCGGCAGGCGATATGGACACCGTCGTCTTCGACGAGACGCTGTCGCTGACCGGGAACGAGTTCACCGCGGCGGCGCTCGGCGAGCTGGCCGAGGAGAATCAGCCGTTCAATGTCGAAGTGTACGAGGACGACGTGTCCGACCCCGGCGATATGGCGCGGGTTCGCCTGATCCACGCGTCGCCCGACGCGCCCAACGTCGACGTGACCGTCGACGGCGAACCGCTGTTCACGGACGTGCCCTTCGGTGCGGCCGGCACGGTCGAGGTCCCCGCTGACAACTACGAACTCGAAGTGCGACCGGCGACGGAGAACACCGACGGCGACGTCGTCGCTACCTTCGACCTCGCACCCGAGGCCGGCACGGTGTACACCGCCTTCGCCGCCGGCTACCTCGCGCCGGGCGACGCCCCCGCCGACGAACCCTTCGACCTCGAAGTCGTCGTGGATTCCGGCGCGTAG
- a CDS encoding ArsR/SmtB family transcription factor: MEAVLWYVLTGTRGGPNRVRILRAVDDRPRNANQLADHLGLDYTTVRHHLDVLREHDIVGRTGDDYGTVYYPTEYTQRNWDLVEEIAEELPL; the protein is encoded by the coding sequence ATGGAGGCCGTCCTGTGGTACGTTTTGACCGGTACCCGGGGCGGCCCCAACCGCGTTCGCATCCTCCGGGCGGTCGACGATCGCCCCCGGAACGCGAACCAGTTGGCGGACCATCTGGGTCTCGACTACACGACGGTGCGACACCACCTCGACGTGCTCAGAGAGCACGACATCGTCGGCCGGACGGGCGACGACTACGGGACGGTGTACTACCCGACGGAGTACACACAACGGAACTGGGATCTCGTCGAGGAGATCGCCGAGGAGCTACCACTATGA
- a CDS encoding AAA family ATPase — MAYDGPTVFLAPYGNAAAQENFQRTVLDGLSGSEVAAYSDSHSSGDTVRMWGTKETVSGTWRQIDPGDYLLFYKDGGYDHAAEVISTERNESLGRAVWPNHEEGKPWVCIIYLKEPIETNIDSEEIHGLAGHDISYTMGFSSLNDLGLGGIRGRYGSVENLVHGRPAASDRSTEQATLDGGPEPDIYTEPSIDLPAETFDSLYFHDEQREELIESITAALNAGKHLIFTGPPGTGKTEIARQLCSYLNTEYPHIYTGQQLTTATADWSTFETVGGYMPGESDGENLSFEPGQVLRRFKKERTQRNELLVIDEINRADIDKSFGQLFTLLSGQAVQLPYRRDGEEIEVVPASDFDGQLAPNRYVVPASWRIFATMNSYDKTSLYELSYAFMRRFAFIHVDAPEIPPGREESSELVRSYADVWGIDANDDTLRDVGEIWFAVNATENGRNIGPAIIKDILSHVNGREIDRRAALSGAVASYVFPQLEGVPNRGQIVSRIAHTDVVDRGRLGRLAGDVLGVTVDG; from the coding sequence ATGGCATACGACGGGCCGACAGTCTTCCTCGCGCCGTACGGGAACGCCGCCGCGCAGGAAAACTTTCAGCGAACCGTTCTCGATGGGCTTTCGGGATCCGAAGTCGCGGCCTACTCGGATTCACATTCGTCCGGAGACACCGTTCGCATGTGGGGTACGAAGGAGACGGTTTCGGGGACGTGGCGGCAGATCGATCCCGGCGACTACCTCCTGTTTTATAAAGACGGTGGCTACGATCACGCCGCCGAAGTCATCTCGACCGAGCGAAACGAATCGCTCGGCCGAGCGGTGTGGCCGAATCACGAAGAGGGAAAACCGTGGGTCTGTATCATCTATTTAAAAGAGCCGATCGAGACAAACATCGACTCCGAAGAGATCCACGGTCTCGCCGGCCACGATATCTCCTATACGATGGGGTTCAGTTCGCTGAACGACCTCGGACTCGGTGGCATCCGCGGACGGTACGGTTCCGTCGAGAACCTCGTTCACGGACGCCCGGCCGCCAGCGATCGATCGACGGAACAGGCGACGCTCGACGGCGGCCCAGAGCCGGATATATATACGGAGCCGTCGATCGATCTGCCGGCTGAAACATTCGATTCGCTGTATTTCCACGACGAGCAACGCGAGGAACTGATCGAATCGATAACGGCCGCGTTGAACGCAGGAAAACACCTCATATTCACCGGCCCACCCGGAACGGGAAAGACCGAAATCGCCCGGCAGCTCTGTTCGTATTTAAATACTGAATATCCGCATATATATACCGGACAGCAGCTCACGACCGCGACGGCGGATTGGTCGACGTTCGAGACGGTCGGCGGGTACATGCCGGGCGAATCCGACGGGGAGAACCTCTCGTTCGAGCCCGGACAGGTCCTGCGACGGTTTAAAAAGGAACGTACGCAGCGGAACGAACTGCTCGTCATCGACGAGATCAACCGCGCCGATATCGACAAGTCGTTCGGCCAGCTGTTCACCCTCTTATCGGGGCAGGCCGTCCAGTTGCCGTACCGACGCGACGGCGAGGAAATCGAGGTCGTTCCGGCGTCCGATTTCGACGGGCAACTGGCACCCAACCGATACGTCGTCCCCGCTTCGTGGCGGATTTTCGCGACGATGAACTCCTACGACAAGACCTCCCTCTACGAACTCTCGTACGCGTTCATGCGTCGGTTCGCGTTCATCCACGTCGACGCGCCCGAAATCCCGCCCGGACGCGAGGAAAGCAGTGAACTCGTTCGATCGTACGCAGACGTGTGGGGAATCGACGCCAACGACGACACGCTTCGGGACGTAGGGGAGATCTGGTTCGCGGTCAACGCGACGGAAAACGGACGCAATATCGGACCCGCGATAATCAAAGACATTCTGTCGCACGTCAACGGACGAGAGATCGACCGACGAGCCGCCCTCTCCGGTGCCGTCGCGAGCTACGTGTTCCCGCAGTTGGAAGGTGTGCCGAACAGAGGCCAGATCGTTTCGCGAATCGCCCATACGGACGTGGTCGATCGCGGGCGGTTGGGTCGATTGGCCGGTGACGTTCTCGGTGTGACCGTCGATGGATAG
- a CDS encoding IS6 family transposase, producing the protein MTLANLLRETLDVDCDEVWENEPTPTPVRVFGVRLHSMGLSVREVAAVLGLLGVNRSHGAVWNWTHDLAESQGDPPTAEPSRVAVDEKQIEIDGEKQWLYAAIDTGSKLLLEIDVYSRRGIGPAAAFLHQLTEKHDVSDTEFLVDAGGYLTALFQHDLSGQLNYTERNHIEKWFQTVSMRIDRFHSFSRGSQSSARRWVRRFRHYYNHDRPNQAPDNQTPVEAVLNQTVPSRLFVVRESVCTLS; encoded by the coding sequence ATGACACTCGCAAACCTGCTCAGGGAGACGTTAGACGTGGATTGTGATGAGGTTTGGGAGAATGAGCCGACCCCGACACCCGTCAGGGTGTTCGGGGTCCGGCTCCATTCAATGGGGTTGTCGGTACGGGAGGTGGCCGCCGTGTTAGGGTTACTCGGCGTTAATCGCTCTCACGGAGCGGTCTGGAATTGGACACACGATCTCGCTGAATCGCAGGGCGACCCGCCGACGGCGGAGCCGTCGCGGGTTGCCGTCGACGAGAAACAAATCGAGATTGATGGTGAGAAACAGTGGCTGTATGCGGCGATCGATACGGGGTCGAAGTTACTGCTTGAAATCGACGTATACAGCCGCCGCGGGATCGGTCCCGCGGCAGCGTTCTTGCATCAGTTAACCGAGAAACATGACGTTTCGGACACCGAATTCCTGGTCGATGCTGGTGGGTATCTGACTGCCCTCTTTCAACACGATTTGAGCGGTCAGCTCAACTACACAGAGCGGAACCACATCGAAAAGTGGTTCCAGACAGTATCGATGCGAATCGACCGCTTTCACTCCTTTTCGCGGGGCAGTCAATCGAGCGCCCGACGCTGGGTACGCCGCTTTCGCCACTACTACAATCACGATCGGCCGAATCAAGCGCCAGATAATCAAACGCCCGTTGAGGCGGTGCTCAACCAGACAGTGCCCTCCCGACTTTTTGTCGTTCGAGAGAGCGTATGCACTCTCTCGTGA
- a CDS encoding type B DNA-directed DNA polymerase — protein sequence MPFTIDFLDDGRIIEWDATGGGAVATEHDDYTPRFYVAARDPDADIDLTALQSIYDQHPDVVATEMVRRRPGFRRDEEAVLAVDVAHIDRVTPLARQARQLSDYPVGDLACFNVDFSREFRYCLETDADPTPASELSTFRLSVPVTETSNDVYEKLSVGGDAVTGSPTDILTAVQGALDAHDPDVLVCSTNEIVPTLHEMATDAGVDDFSMSRWPDVDYQQLASRSTYSSYGRVGHSPARYNVPGRAIIDESNTFFYGETNLDGVLDLVSRSNKPVQELAWASIGNVLTAIQICEAHDRGVLVPWNSWRHEFYKPMGTLHDADRGGFIFAPEVGLHENVHELDFSSLYPNIICTRNVSPDVIRCDCHSDRDDVPGLGYSICDDRGYLVDVLQPIIDARDEIKAAIRREKERDGPDEDRLAELEGRSGALKWILVACFGYQGFSNAKFGRIECHEAINAFAREILLTAKQRLEAGGWRVVHGIVDSIWVTPDPDVDDEDREDLGTLATEITERVEIRLEHEAHYDWVAFVPQRESDSGALTKYFGKVAGDDDFKIRGIEARQRSTPPFTEDVQRDCLDRLDATRSPDAVLGRLQDAIDQLHAGQVPIEQLVERNRVSKPLEGYTQNTQNVAALKRARDQNLAVHPGQDIEYVVVDDRKTSRERVALAHEEVEMYDPDYYETELIRAVESVLSPLGWTRSDLRRELSETRVPELTAFTESKGN from the coding sequence ATGCCGTTCACTATCGACTTCTTGGACGACGGGCGCATTATCGAGTGGGATGCCACCGGCGGCGGCGCCGTCGCAACCGAACACGACGACTACACGCCACGTTTCTACGTCGCTGCTCGAGACCCTGACGCAGATATCGATCTTACTGCGCTCCAGTCGATCTACGACCAACATCCCGACGTCGTCGCGACCGAGATGGTGAGGCGTCGCCCCGGATTCCGTCGCGACGAGGAGGCCGTTCTCGCCGTCGACGTCGCCCACATCGACCGCGTCACCCCACTCGCCCGGCAGGCACGCCAGCTGTCGGACTATCCAGTCGGGGATCTCGCCTGTTTCAACGTCGACTTCTCGCGAGAGTTCCGATACTGTCTGGAGACAGACGCCGATCCGACGCCGGCGAGCGAGCTGTCGACATTCCGGCTCAGCGTTCCGGTGACCGAAACGAGCAACGACGTCTACGAGAAACTGTCCGTCGGCGGCGACGCCGTCACCGGCTCGCCGACGGATATCCTGACCGCCGTCCAAGGGGCGCTCGACGCACACGATCCGGATGTCCTGGTCTGCTCGACGAACGAGATCGTCCCGACCCTCCACGAGATGGCGACGGACGCCGGCGTCGACGACTTCTCGATGAGTCGGTGGCCGGACGTCGACTACCAGCAGCTCGCGAGCCGGTCGACCTACTCGAGCTACGGTCGCGTCGGCCACTCACCGGCGCGGTACAACGTGCCCGGTCGGGCGATCATCGACGAGTCGAACACGTTCTTCTACGGGGAAACGAACCTCGACGGCGTCCTCGACCTCGTGTCGCGCTCGAACAAGCCCGTCCAGGAGCTCGCGTGGGCGTCGATCGGGAACGTGCTCACGGCGATCCAGATCTGCGAGGCCCACGACCGCGGGGTTCTCGTCCCCTGGAACTCTTGGCGCCACGAGTTCTACAAACCGATGGGGACGCTCCACGACGCCGACCGCGGCGGCTTCATCTTCGCCCCCGAGGTCGGCCTCCACGAGAACGTCCACGAACTCGACTTCTCCTCGTTGTACCCGAACATCATCTGTACCCGGAACGTCTCGCCGGACGTCATCCGGTGTGACTGCCACAGCGACCGCGACGACGTCCCCGGCCTCGGGTACTCGATCTGCGACGATCGGGGCTACCTCGTCGACGTGCTACAGCCGATCATCGACGCACGCGACGAGATCAAGGCGGCCATCCGGCGCGAGAAGGAACGGGACGGCCCCGACGAGGACCGACTGGCGGAACTCGAGGGGCGGTCGGGAGCGTTGAAGTGGATCCTCGTCGCCTGCTTCGGGTATCAAGGGTTCAGCAACGCGAAGTTCGGCCGCATCGAGTGCCACGAGGCGATCAACGCGTTCGCTCGCGAAATTCTGCTGACGGCGAAACAACGGCTGGAAGCCGGCGGCTGGCGCGTCGTCCACGGCATCGTCGACTCCATCTGGGTGACCCCGGACCCTGACGTCGACGACGAGGACCGCGAGGACCTCGGGACGCTCGCGACGGAGATCACGGAACGCGTCGAGATTCGACTCGAACACGAGGCGCACTACGACTGGGTGGCGTTCGTCCCGCAGCGTGAGAGCGACTCCGGCGCGCTGACGAAGTACTTCGGGAAGGTCGCCGGCGACGACGACTTCAAGATCAGAGGTATCGAAGCCCGGCAGCGTTCGACCCCGCCGTTCACCGAGGATGTCCAGCGAGACTGTCTCGACCGGCTCGATGCCACGCGGTCACCGGACGCGGTACTCGGACGTCTTCAGGATGCAATCGACCAGCTACACGCTGGTCAGGTCCCGATTGAGCAGCTCGTCGAACGGAATCGTGTATCCAAACCACTCGAGGGCTACACCCAAAACACGCAGAACGTGGCGGCGCTGAAGCGCGCTCGTGACCAGAACCTCGCCGTCCATCCGGGACAGGACATCGAGTACGTCGTCGTCGACGATCGGAAGACCTCGCGAGAGCGGGTCGCATTGGCTCACGAGGAAGTCGAGATGTACGATCCGGACTACTACGAGACGGAACTCATCAGAGCTGTCGAGAGCGTTCTCTCACCGTTAGGCTGGACCCGATCAGACCTCCGTCGGGAGCTCTCGGAGACACGGGTGCCAGAGCTGACAGCGTTCACGGAGTCGAAGGGGAATTAA